A window of the Vigna angularis cultivar LongXiaoDou No.4 chromosome 3, ASM1680809v1, whole genome shotgun sequence genome harbors these coding sequences:
- the LOC108344770 gene encoding uncharacterized protein LOC108344770 isoform X2, with amino-acid sequence MENDAAIGVSDRVSSDSKSEDSSCCCPICLGPFLQLSYLDKCFHKFCFNCILRWTKVAAGKHRSVPSSVKCPLCKLPEMLLMDVQICKSLRMMIYNNQTENFSIVYEVEGSCIQRHYVNKDFEDSFILSRAHRYRLQCYYTDQGLLDDIFNISQYWRSRKYSQPNSWLESWLRREIQALIQEEDVDIIVHHIIGVVKAALYTREQKSLVIAPEKKQEEFKMSVSEAARRFLAARTDRFVYEIQLFLASGMNIEAYDAVYVQRLGWSSPGINTEVSHSALVDRTTAIPYLYIFDGDPDENE; translated from the exons ATGGAAAATGATGCAGCGATTGGGGTGAGCGACCGTGTTTCATCGGACTCGAAGTCGGAGGATTCCAGTTGCTGCTGCCCAATCTGCTTAGGGCCTTTTCTTCAACTTTCTTACCTCGACAAATGTTTTC ACAAGTTTTGCTTCAATTGCATTTTACGCTGGACCAAGGTGGCTGCTGGCAAGCACCGTTCTGTTCCTTCTTCTGTAAAATGCCCCCTCTGTAAG CTCCCTGAAATGCTTCTTATGGATGTCCAAATTTGCAAATCATTAAGGATGATGATTTATAACAATCAA ACAGAAAATTTTTCTATCGTGTATGAAGTGGAAGGAAGTTGCATTCAGCGGCACTATGTGAATAAGGATTTTGAGGATAG TTTTATCTTGTCAAGAGCGCACAGATATAGATTACAATGCTATTACACTGATCAAG GTTTGTTAGATGACATATTCAATATATCACAATATTGGAGATCTCGTAAGTACTCTCAGCCAAACTCCTGGCTTGAAAGTTGGTTAAGAAGAGAAATTCAAGCACTTATCCAG GAGGAGGATGTTGACATCATTGTGCACCATATAATTGGCGTGGTCAAAGCAGCATTATATACAAG AGAGCAGAAGTCACTCGTGATTGCACCCGAAAAGAAACAGGAAGAGTTCAAGATGTCAGTCTCTGAAGCTGCAAGGCGATTTCTGGCTGCAAGAACGGACAGATTTGTATATGAGATTCAACTATTTCTTGCTTCAGGAATGAACATTGAAGCTTATGATGCTGTGTACGTACAACGGTTAGGTTGGAGCTCTCCCGGGATAAATACTGAGGTTTCTCACAGTGCATTAGTTGATCGCACAACTGCGATTCCATACCTATACATATTTGATGGTGATCCTGATGAAAATGAGTAG
- the LOC108344770 gene encoding uncharacterized protein LOC108344770 isoform X1 gives MENDAAIGVSDRVSSDSKSEDSSCCCPICLGPFLQLSYLDKCFHKFCFNCILRWTKVAAGKHRSVPSSVKCPLCKLPEMLLMDVQICKSLRMMIYNNQTENFSIVYEVEGSCIQRHYVNKDFEDSFILSRAHRYRLQCYYTDQGLLDDIFNISQYWRSRKYSQPNSWLESWLRREIQALIQEEDVDIIVHHIIGVVKAALYTRREQKSLVIAPEKKQEEFKMSVSEAARRFLAARTDRFVYEIQLFLASGMNIEAYDAVYVQRLGWSSPGINTEVSHSALVDRTTAIPYLYIFDGDPDENE, from the exons ATGGAAAATGATGCAGCGATTGGGGTGAGCGACCGTGTTTCATCGGACTCGAAGTCGGAGGATTCCAGTTGCTGCTGCCCAATCTGCTTAGGGCCTTTTCTTCAACTTTCTTACCTCGACAAATGTTTTC ACAAGTTTTGCTTCAATTGCATTTTACGCTGGACCAAGGTGGCTGCTGGCAAGCACCGTTCTGTTCCTTCTTCTGTAAAATGCCCCCTCTGTAAG CTCCCTGAAATGCTTCTTATGGATGTCCAAATTTGCAAATCATTAAGGATGATGATTTATAACAATCAA ACAGAAAATTTTTCTATCGTGTATGAAGTGGAAGGAAGTTGCATTCAGCGGCACTATGTGAATAAGGATTTTGAGGATAG TTTTATCTTGTCAAGAGCGCACAGATATAGATTACAATGCTATTACACTGATCAAG GTTTGTTAGATGACATATTCAATATATCACAATATTGGAGATCTCGTAAGTACTCTCAGCCAAACTCCTGGCTTGAAAGTTGGTTAAGAAGAGAAATTCAAGCACTTATCCAG GAGGAGGATGTTGACATCATTGTGCACCATATAATTGGCGTGGTCAAAGCAGCATTATATACAAG AAGAGAGCAGAAGTCACTCGTGATTGCACCCGAAAAGAAACAGGAAGAGTTCAAGATGTCAGTCTCTGAAGCTGCAAGGCGATTTCTGGCTGCAAGAACGGACAGATTTGTATATGAGATTCAACTATTTCTTGCTTCAGGAATGAACATTGAAGCTTATGATGCTGTGTACGTACAACGGTTAGGTTGGAGCTCTCCCGGGATAAATACTGAGGTTTCTCACAGTGCATTAGTTGATCGCACAACTGCGATTCCATACCTATACATATTTGATGGTGATCCTGATGAAAATGAGTAG
- the LOC108344770 gene encoding uncharacterized protein LOC108344770 isoform X3 codes for MENDAAIGVSDRVSSDSKSEDSSCCCPICLGPFLQLSYLDKCFHKFCFNCILRWTKVAAGKHRSVPSSVKCPLCKTENFSIVYEVEGSCIQRHYVNKDFEDSFILSRAHRYRLQCYYTDQGLLDDIFNISQYWRSRKYSQPNSWLESWLRREIQALIQEEDVDIIVHHIIGVVKAALYTRREQKSLVIAPEKKQEEFKMSVSEAARRFLAARTDRFVYEIQLFLASGMNIEAYDAVYVQRLGWSSPGINTEVSHSALVDRTTAIPYLYIFDGDPDENE; via the exons ATGGAAAATGATGCAGCGATTGGGGTGAGCGACCGTGTTTCATCGGACTCGAAGTCGGAGGATTCCAGTTGCTGCTGCCCAATCTGCTTAGGGCCTTTTCTTCAACTTTCTTACCTCGACAAATGTTTTC ACAAGTTTTGCTTCAATTGCATTTTACGCTGGACCAAGGTGGCTGCTGGCAAGCACCGTTCTGTTCCTTCTTCTGTAAAATGCCCCCTCTGTAAG ACAGAAAATTTTTCTATCGTGTATGAAGTGGAAGGAAGTTGCATTCAGCGGCACTATGTGAATAAGGATTTTGAGGATAG TTTTATCTTGTCAAGAGCGCACAGATATAGATTACAATGCTATTACACTGATCAAG GTTTGTTAGATGACATATTCAATATATCACAATATTGGAGATCTCGTAAGTACTCTCAGCCAAACTCCTGGCTTGAAAGTTGGTTAAGAAGAGAAATTCAAGCACTTATCCAG GAGGAGGATGTTGACATCATTGTGCACCATATAATTGGCGTGGTCAAAGCAGCATTATATACAAG AAGAGAGCAGAAGTCACTCGTGATTGCACCCGAAAAGAAACAGGAAGAGTTCAAGATGTCAGTCTCTGAAGCTGCAAGGCGATTTCTGGCTGCAAGAACGGACAGATTTGTATATGAGATTCAACTATTTCTTGCTTCAGGAATGAACATTGAAGCTTATGATGCTGTGTACGTACAACGGTTAGGTTGGAGCTCTCCCGGGATAAATACTGAGGTTTCTCACAGTGCATTAGTTGATCGCACAACTGCGATTCCATACCTATACATATTTGATGGTGATCCTGATGAAAATGAGTAG